In Apium graveolens cultivar Ventura unplaced genomic scaffold, ASM990537v1 ctg2912, whole genome shotgun sequence, one genomic interval encodes:
- the LOC141700784 gene encoding uncharacterized protein LOC141700784: protein MRFNRILKCYEGTHNFHNFPSRIKAEDPSSHCFIVSFSANETVIVDGIEFVKCEVVGQSFMLHQIQKLIGFEVLGMRNIVPESLIEIALRKDINITVPMAPEVGLYLDECFFTSYNKKWKEIHGELSMKDYEMEAEEFENKNWFVLLLVRYCL from the exons ATGAGGTTTAATAGGATTTTGAAGTGTTATGAAGGGACgcataattttcataattttcctTCTAGGATAAAAGCCGAGGATCCGTCTTCTCACTGTTTTATTGTTTCGTTTAGTGCTAATGAGACTGTTATTGTTGATGGTATTGAGTTTGTTAAATGTGAAGTTGTGGGGCAGAGTTTTATGCTTCATCAGATTCAGAAGTTGATTGGTTTTGAGGTTTTGGGGATGCGGAATATCGTTCCTGAGTCATTGATTGAAATCGCTCTTCGGAA GGATATTAATATTACAGTTCCTATGGCTCCTGAAGTTGGATTGTATCTAGATGAATGTTTTTTCACGTCCTACAACAAGAAATGGAAAGAGATTCATGGAGAACTGTCGATGAAAGATTATGAGATGGAGGCCGAGGAGTTTGAGAACAAGAATTGGTTTGTCCTGCTGCTGGTCAGGTACTGTTTGTGA